Below is a window of Desulfovibrionales bacterium DNA.
CTTTTTCTATCCGGCCGCAGACCTGGCACTTGATATGGTGCACATGCCGGCCGGGTAGTATAGCTTCGTAGCGTTTGAAAGCCTCTCTTAAATCGATTTCCCTAACCAGGCCAACGCCCTTCAGGGCGCGCAGATTGCGATAGACAGTAGCCAGATCGACCTTATGGCCTGCAAGTCGCCGGTGGATCTCATCCGGGCTTAAGGGCTTTTCGCTTTGGGTCAGTATACGCCATATTTCTGCCCGGGCCCGGGTGAGAGATTTTCTGTGCCTGCGCAGATGGTTCGCTATGTCCACAAATAATACAATAACAAAAATGCAAATCATTTGCAAGTTTTGTTACGACAACGAGGAGTCGCATATTAAATATCAGGTGAATAGAGTCGATAAGACAAAAAACGATCCTGGCTTCCTGGTGGGGGAACGTCTGCTTTTTGTTCCAAAAACTCTCAAGGTATTGGTACAAGTTAGTTTGCGGTCGATAAAAAATTAAGGGGGTATGTATCCTTTTTGTTGTATAATTGCATCATTCAATAAATAGTATATAAGGTCATTTTGATTTTAAGGAAGACGAGGAGGTAAGGTGGAGAACGTAAGATATGATGTAAGCCTTATTACAGAACATGATACCTATCTTTTTAAAGAAGGAAATCACTTTCGACTCTATGACAAACTGGGGTCGCATG
It encodes the following:
- a CDS encoding Fur family transcriptional regulator, which produces MICIFVIVLFVDIANHLRRHRKSLTRARAEIWRILTQSEKPLSPDEIHRRLAGHKVDLATVYRNLRALKGVGLVREIDLREAFKRYEAILPGRHVHHIKCQVCGRIEKVRHCVVQDMADAIQKESGFTLEDHYLECFGICPDCQGI